The Chitinispirillales bacterium ANBcel5 DNA segment CTCATAGCGAAATAGATGAGCGGGAGATAGTAATAACGGTTGAAGACGGAGTAATAAGCATAGATGGTACAGTTGATGCCCTGTGGAAAAAGGACAGAGTGCAATCCATCGTTTCATCTACAAGTGGTGTTGCGGTCATTATAAACAGACTTACCGTTGCCTCTTCTCAAAAAAACGATGACAAACTGATCGCTCAGGATATAGAACAACAGTTCGAAAAAATACCTGAAATCGATCCCAAAGAGACAACTGTAATTGTAACGGATGGAGTAGTTGAATTACGGGGAAAAGTCCCGTTTCTGCCAGCATGGCTTCATGCGGAATTTTTAGCCAGGCATACAAAAGGTGTTAAGGACGTTATAAATAATCTTCTCATCAGCTAAAAGGGTTTTTTTTAAGAAGGCGTTAACATGGATGAAAAAGAATTAATAGCTCAAATTGAAGCCAATGCTTTTATGTTTACCGGCTGCAGACAGGATCTTGATCCACTTATTGATTCTGTGGGTGAAAGAGAGATTGTATTAATTGGTGGATCTACTCATGGTACCCATGAATTTTATAAAACTCGTGCACAGATTACTGCAAGGCTCATAGAGGAAAAAGGGTTTAATGCCGTTGCCATTGAAGCGGATTGGCCTGATGCTTACAGAGTGAATAACTATGTTCGTGGTATCGGAGAAGACAGTGTTTCGATTGAAGCCTTATCTGATTTTGACCGTTTCCCTCAGTGGATTTGGAGAAATGCCGATATATTGAATTTTGTTGGTTTTTTGAAAGATTTTAATCATGATTTACCTTCAGAAAAAAAGGTCGGGTTTTATGGACTCGATCTTTATAACATGTATAAATCAATTGATGCAGTTATTTCTTACTTGGAGAAAATTGATATCGATGCAGCCGCTCTTGCCCGAAAGCGTTATGAATGTTTCGAGCGATTTGGAAGGCTGGAGGACAGCTATGCATCTGCAATGTCCTTTATCGGTGAAAGTTGTAAAGAAAAAGCGGTAGCTCAGTTGCAAGATCTTAGAAATCGTCGAATACAGTATGTTAATCGGGATGGATTCTCGGCAAGGGAAGAGCAGTTTTATGCTGAACAAAATGCAAGACTGGCAAAGAGTGCAGAAGAGTATTACAGGGCCATGTTTGATGAAAAAGTGATATCGTGGAATATCAGAGACAGGCACATGGCCGATACACTTGAGCAGTTAAGGGAACATCTGAGGCGGTTTAATGAGGGAAAAATTGTTGTTTGGGCTCATAACTCTCATATCGGTGATGCAAGGGCTACACAGTTAGGTGGATTTGGTGAGTTGTCAATGGGACAATTGTTACGGGAACGTCAAAAAGACAAGGTTATCTCTATCGGTATGCATACCTACAGGGGCACGGTTAGTGCTTCGGCTGGCTGGGGTGGCTCAGTTGGTAGGAAAAATCTTAAACAGGCCCTTGGCTCAAGTTTAGAGTCTATTTTTCATCAAACGGGTATCAATTCCTTCTTTCTTGATCCATCATTGATTTCAAATGAGCTTTATACCACCGATATTTATGAACGGGTAATTGGGGCAGTTTATACTCCAGAGACGGAAAATGAGTATTGTTATATAAAGGTAAGGTTACCCCAGCGTTATGATTTGCAGATCTTTTATGATCATACCCATGCTACGGAGCCTCTTGAGCCTGGATGGTTAGGGAAGATAGGAGACATTCCCCACACCTATGGTTCTGGTTTATAAGATCAGAGAGAAAATATTAGACTTTTCTGGTTCGGTATTATTTTTAAAATTTCTGTTACTTACTTCATTGTTGGAGGAACTGCTTATGCCCAGGCCTTCTGAGCTTACTCGGGTATCTGAGTGTGTGTGGCAATTACCTATTACCTATAAGGCGGGAATGAATGTTCCGGGGCGTGTAATCGCTTCAGAGAGTCTTATTAACTCAATGGATGAAGGGGTATTTGAGCAACTGGCCAATGTGGCACGTTTGCCTGGGATAGTGAAATATGCATTGTGCATGCCTGACGGTCATAAGGGGTATGGTTTTCCGATTGGTGCAGTAGCAGCAATGGATAGTGAAGAGGGAGTTATATCACCCGGGGGGATCGGATTTGATATAAACTGCGGAATGCGTTTAGTTATGACCAATTTAACCCAAAAGGATATCGAGCCCTATTTAAAGAAACTTGTTGATGAGCTGTTTAAGGGTGTACCTGCCGGAGTTGGGGGACATGGTCTTTTAAAGCTATCAAGAAAGCAGTTTAAGGAGGTGATTGAACAGGGGGCTCAGTGGTGTGTAAAAAATGGTTATGGATGGCAGGAAGATCTTGAACGAACAGAGGAGGGGGGGAGATTAGCAGGTGCCGATCCTTCAGACGTAAGTGAGAGAGCTATTGAACGTGGGTATCAGCAACTTGGTACTCTCGGTTCCGGCAATCACTATCTTGAAATTCAGGTTGTCCGTAAGAGTGATATTTTAGACCCTGAAATTGCAAAAGTTTATGGTATAACCCTTCCAGACCAGGTGGGGATAATGTTTCATTGCGGAAGCCGTGGTTTTGGACATCAGATAGCTACCGATTATCTTCAGTCTTTTTTGAAGGTCATGAAACCCAAATACCACATTAATGTTGCAGACAGAGATCTTGCATGTGCTCCATTTAGCTCACCGGAAGGGAAGGCATATTTTTCTGCCATGAAGTGCGCAGCTAATATCTCCTTTGCTAATCGACAGTTGATACTCTATCAGATCAGGCGAGTTTTTGCTGAAGTTTTTGGAAAAAGTGCGGAACAACTGCAAATACATCAAGTATATGATGTTTCACATAATACAGCAAAACTGGAGACGCATACTATTGATGGGGAGCAAAGAAAGCTACTTGTTCACCGTAAGGGATCGACAAGAGCATTTGGTCCAAAAATGCCCGATACTCCTCAAAAGTACCAAAAAATAGGGCAGCCGGTGATTATTGGTGGTAGCATGGAAACCGGTTCCTACTTGCTGGCCGGTCTCAGCAGTGGTGATGCTACCTTCTATTCTACTACTCATGGCAGTGGGAGGGTTATGAGTAGGAGAAGTGCCAGAAAATTACAGGGTGGTAGGGAGCTTCAAAAGAGTATGGAATCCAGGGGTATTTACACCAGAACTTCCTCTTATTCTGGATTTGCAGAGGAGGGGGCGGTTGCATATAAGAAAGTTGACGATGTGGTTGAAGCTGCATGGAGTGCTGGGATAAGCCGTCCGGTTGCACGCTTTACACCTTTGGGAAATGTAAAGGGTTAGATTGAGAATTGAATTTCTACAGCTGTCCTGAAATCATAATTTTATCGATTTAATGTGAAGTCTCTTTCCGGCTCAACAATTGCTCCTTTATATAACAGTGGTTATCTAAAAGTTTCGAGTAAAATCGAAACCGGGGTATTACTTTCATCTTGTTAATGCCAAGGAGGAGACTATGTTTAAAGTTTACAGAAATATTGCACTGGTAGCTCTGTTAGTATTATCAGTATCTTCTGCCACTTTTTCCCAAAACATGTATGGTATAAAGGGTGGGCTTTCAAGCTCGAGTTTTTGGGGAGATGGGGTTGATGATTTTGAGGATAATCTGGGTGTCGATTTTGAATCTTCAATGCTTAACTTTTTTACTGGTGGTGTTTTTGCACGATATGAAATTGTGCAGGATTTTTTGGCCATTCAGCCAGAAATACTCTATCTACGCAGTGGAAAACAATGGACCATTGAAGACACAGAATTAAATGTTTACAATGATTACATTTCTGTTCCTGTGCTTGTAAAACTGCTTATACCTTTTGATCCCATTACCCCTAATGTGTATGTAGGACCTGTAGTAAATTTCAGGTTACGCTCACGTGCTGATGGTATAGAGGATGTTCCGGATGAAGCAGATTTGGGATTTTTGGTTGGCCAGGACGAGGATATTTCAGATGGAACCAGGGGTTTTGATATAGGGCTTGCTACCGGTATTGGTGTAGACATTGAAGCTGGTCCTGGTGCTTTTATATTAGATTTCAGAGTGAATTTTGGTTTTGTTGAAATTTTTGATGATCTTGATGGGGATGATATTAGAAATATATCGTTTCAGATAATGGCTGGATATGGTCTTGAATTCTAATTTCATCATCTTATGCTATGGAAAAGGGATTCTCTGAGAAGAGAGTCCCTTAATTTATTTGATTGTTTGTTTTGTATATAGTTATTTTAACTAATAGTGGGTAAGTTAGGTTACACTTTCCGTTTTTACCATAAATAGTAAAAACCCAAAAGACCACATCTTATAATAGCCCAACTCACTATTTCGTCTATATTGATAAAAAACAATCTGTTTTTGTGTATTTAGCTGGTTTCTCTAAATTTCTTAAATTAGATATTGTTGATATTCACTCAACGCTCAGTTATACTTAACTTGGAATCCGGGCCAGAACAGGCTTTGTGTTTAAGTCCGCTCCGGGAGGTAGTAGGTGCAGACTACAGTAAAAATACCTATCAGTAAATTGAAACTAGGTATGTATATACAGGAAGATGTTATAAGCGAAAATGGCATTCTTCTTTTCTGCGCTGATACTTTTATAACTAATCCAACACAAATACAGAGGCTTAAAAATCAGGGTGTTAGAGATGTTAGTATAAATGTAAATAAAAATGCAAATCAGCTCAATCAACCCAAAAACCAAAAAACCACCGCGCATAGCAAGTCTCTGTACTCAGGCCCACTCATTTGTTTCAAACACGACATATACCAGGCGCAAGCAGTTATATATAAATCTATTCTTTTGTTTAAAAAGTGTATGGACAGTCTTTTAAAGGATATAAATCTTTCGGTCGAAGGGGTAAATTGCATAGCACAAACCATTGTGGAGGAAGTAATAGCAAGGAGAGACGCACTACTTTTGGTATGCAGAATGCAGATAAAAGATGATCCTCTTTATGCACACTCTGTAAGCGTTTGTGCTACCTCTGCAGCACTGGCCTATTCTCTTAATTTAAGCCGTAATGATATTGTAAAATGTGCAACAGGAGCAATACTTCACGATATAGGTATGTTGGAGATATCCCAAAATATACTGAAAAAAAATGTTAATCTTACGAAAACTGAATATAGTGAGTTGCAAAAACATCCAGGTTTAGGGGCAGGCATTATAGAAAAAACTGGTAGGTTTCCTGAAATCGTTAAAACAATTGTTATGCAGCACCATGAAAGATGGAATGGCGGCGGTTACCCCAACAGGTTAAAAAAGGATGCTATTGAGCACTTTTCAATGATTTGTTCTGTGAGTGATATATACGATTCGCTTACCAGAAATTCTGAGCACAAAAGAGCATGTCTACCTCAGGAGGCTATGGCTTTAATATTTCAGGGTGCAAACCAGGATTATCCGCGTTATATTGTTGAAGCTTTTACACGGTTAATGGGAATTTATCCAGTCGGCAGTTTTGTTAAACTTACAACTGGTGAAATAGGACTCGTTGTAAAAAATCGGCCAAAGAGCCTTATGACACCTTCTACCATAATATGTTTTAATCCCAGGGATGGAAAATTAAAACGACCTTTTTACAGAGATCTCTACCCGGTCTCAAGCACTGCTGTTCAGCAGCTATGGAAAATTGAATCCACAGTAGAGCCACAAAAGTTAGGTATGTCGATCCATTCGGTTATATCCAGTGCCACACAGAATTAATTTATAAACAGTGCTCAAATCGAAAGGGACTTTGGTATGAAAGAAGCTACCCTTTACCAAAAACTTTCAGATAAAAGGGTTCATTGTTTCCTTTGTGCTCATCACTGTAAAATAGCACCTGATGGATTCGGGATCTGTTCTGTGCGACAAAATATCAGTGGTACTCTCTACACACATTCTTTTGGAAAAGCAATAGCCAGGGCTATCGATCCGGTTGAAAAGAAGCCTCTGTTTCACTTTTTGCCGAGAACCGACACTTTTTCTGTTGCTGCTGCAGGGTGTAATTTTAAGTGTGGATTTTGCCAAAACTGGCAAATATCTCAGGTAGATGAAAAATCATTGGAACGATGGGGGATAGAACTGTCATCTCTGCAAATCGTTGAAAATGCATTAAAAGAAAATTGCCAGAGTATATCTTTTACCTACACAGAGCCAACAATATTCTTTGAATATGCACTTGAGACGTGCAGGATAGCAAAAGAGAGAGGGGTTAAAACTATATTTGTCTCGAATGGCTATATGACCCCCGAAGCAATAAACTTGCTCTTACCCTACCTCGATGCCATAAATGTTGATTTAAAGTCGATTAGTAATTCTTTTTATAAAACGCTGTGCAAAGCATCTTTAAGCCCGGTTCTAAAAAGTTTGAAAATTATCTCCCAAAGTGATGTTTGGCTTGAGATCACTACGCTTCTGGTTACCGATGAAAACGATTCTGATCAGCAACTTAATGAGTTATCATCATTCATTGCAAATGAGCTTGGCGCTGATATCCCCTGGCATATTTCAAGGTTTCATCCTCAGTACCAAATTACTGAAAAAGAAACAACACCGGTTACAAGAATTCAAAAAGCATATGAAATAGCCAAAAGGCATCAAATTAAATATGTGTATTTAGGAAATATTGCAGCTTCAAACAATACGGTGTGCAATAACTGTGGTGGTGTAGTAGTTAAAAGAGAGGGGTATAGAGTAGAATATATAGCCCTAGAAGATAACAAATGTAATAATTGTGGTAAGTTCATAAGTGGGGTATGGAGAAGCAAATAGATTACTTTTATTATATTACTGGTTTGGGTACAGTTTAAACTAGAATTATTAAGGGGTAATTTCGATGATTTCAAAGAAAGGACTATCAGTTTTAGTATTAATAGTGTGTTGTGTAGGTAACCCAGGAAACCAGGAGAGTGAAAGTATAAGTCTTCCTGATATTGGATTGAAGGGCAGCAGTGATATTCATGAGGTAGTATTTGATCGCAGGTCTCAGAGATCTTTCTCTGAAGATGCTTTAACACAAGAGCACGTTTCTGATCTTATGTGGGCTGCGGGTGGTAAGACTGTGGATGGTATTTCAGGGGCTACACGCGCCTATCCCTCTGCCGGAGGATTGTATCCGCTCGATTTTTTTATCGTTGTTAAAAACGTAGACGGGTTGCAAAGAGATATCTATCGGTATAATTGGAAAGATCACTCAATAACACCACAGGGTTTAAGTGATCGTATACCGGATGTCGTTGCTTCTACTTTTAGTCCCACGTTATCGAGATCCGATGCAGCTGCACTAATCGTTATAACGGCTGATTTTTCTGTTACAACAGCCCGATACTCAAGAAGAGGGGAAAGACGATATGTTCCTATGGAAGCAGGAGCGAGTGCTCAGAATGTAGCTTTAATGGCCCAGGCACTGGGACTCTCGAGCTATAAAATTGGAGCGTTTGATGATAAAAATCTTTCCTCGGCACTGAATCTAAGTACTACCGATCCGCTTCTAATCATACCCATAGGAAAATAGAAAAAAAAAGCCCGGATAAATCCGGGCTTAAACATCAAATCTGAAATTCTATTTATTCAGGAGTAACATTTTGAGCATTTGGACCCTTTGCTCCATCCACAATCTCAAACTGTACTTTCTGTCCTTCTTCGAGTTTTCTGAAACCACTGGTCTGAATAGCTGAAAAATGGACAAACACGTCACGAGTCCCGTCATCGGGAGAAATAAATCCGAAGCCTTTAGCTTCGTTGAACCACTTGACTACACCTGTAGGCATACTACAAAACCTCTTTTAATAAATGAAACATACCGGACAAACTGTCCGTAATTGAAACTAAATCAAGATAAGTGTTGCCATACTCTAATAAAAGAATTTTCTTAAAAAAAAATCATTTCTTATTTTAACTCTAACTTCTTATCATGTGGATATTTAGTAGTACTTAATCTGTAAAGTGACTGTAACATGTTAAAAAACAATGGTTTACGATTTGCTTACAATTCCTATGCAGATTTGGTATATTAAACACTTATACTCTTTTATTTCTGCTGTTATTACAACAAATTAGATTTGGAGATGAATATGGAGCACAAACTGACACCTGTTGAAGTAAGAATCCTTGGTTCCCTGGTAGAAAAAGAGCTGACAACGCCTGAATATTATCCATTAACATTGAATTCTCTTGTAAGCGCCTGTAACCAAAAGTCAAATCGTCATCCTGTAATGTCTTTAAGTAGTAAAGAAGTGGAAAATACCCTTGAAGATCTAAAAGACAAAAGGATGGTCTGGCAGATGAGTCTTGCGGGAAGCAGAGTTCCAAAATACGAACATAATCTTAAAAGTTTATATAGTTTTGACGATAA contains these protein-coding regions:
- a CDS encoding BON domain-containing protein, whose product is MNKTDEQLKEKILEQLSWDVRLEEAQIGAEVSKSRVRLYGWVTSLEQLMDAELSVFRVRGVKEVESDLKIKVAPSPDEQLKNFIEQTLTSHSEIDEREIVITVEDGVISIDGTVDALWKKDRVQSIVSSTSGVAVIINRLTVASSQKNDDKLIAQDIEQQFEKIPEIDPKETTVIVTDGVVELRGKVPFLPAWLHAEFLARHTKGVKDVINNLLIS
- a CDS encoding erythromycin esterase family protein, whose product is MDEKELIAQIEANAFMFTGCRQDLDPLIDSVGEREIVLIGGSTHGTHEFYKTRAQITARLIEEKGFNAVAIEADWPDAYRVNNYVRGIGEDSVSIEALSDFDRFPQWIWRNADILNFVGFLKDFNHDLPSEKKVGFYGLDLYNMYKSIDAVISYLEKIDIDAAALARKRYECFERFGRLEDSYASAMSFIGESCKEKAVAQLQDLRNRRIQYVNRDGFSAREEQFYAEQNARLAKSAEEYYRAMFDEKVISWNIRDRHMADTLEQLREHLRRFNEGKIVVWAHNSHIGDARATQLGGFGELSMGQLLRERQKDKVISIGMHTYRGTVSASAGWGGSVGRKNLKQALGSSLESIFHQTGINSFFLDPSLISNELYTTDIYERVIGAVYTPETENEYCYIKVRLPQRYDLQIFYDHTHATEPLEPGWLGKIGDIPHTYGSGL
- a CDS encoding RtcB family protein, whose translation is MPRPSELTRVSECVWQLPITYKAGMNVPGRVIASESLINSMDEGVFEQLANVARLPGIVKYALCMPDGHKGYGFPIGAVAAMDSEEGVISPGGIGFDINCGMRLVMTNLTQKDIEPYLKKLVDELFKGVPAGVGGHGLLKLSRKQFKEVIEQGAQWCVKNGYGWQEDLERTEEGGRLAGADPSDVSERAIERGYQQLGTLGSGNHYLEIQVVRKSDILDPEIAKVYGITLPDQVGIMFHCGSRGFGHQIATDYLQSFLKVMKPKYHINVADRDLACAPFSSPEGKAYFSAMKCAANISFANRQLILYQIRRVFAEVFGKSAEQLQIHQVYDVSHNTAKLETHTIDGEQRKLLVHRKGSTRAFGPKMPDTPQKYQKIGQPVIIGGSMETGSYLLAGLSSGDATFYSTTHGSGRVMSRRSARKLQGGRELQKSMESRGIYTRTSSYSGFAEEGAVAYKKVDDVVEAAWSAGISRPVARFTPLGNVKG
- a CDS encoding porin family protein; its protein translation is MFKVYRNIALVALLVLSVSSATFSQNMYGIKGGLSSSSFWGDGVDDFEDNLGVDFESSMLNFFTGGVFARYEIVQDFLAIQPEILYLRSGKQWTIEDTELNVYNDYISVPVLVKLLIPFDPITPNVYVGPVVNFRLRSRADGIEDVPDEADLGFLVGQDEDISDGTRGFDIGLATGIGVDIEAGPGAFILDFRVNFGFVEIFDDLDGDDIRNISFQIMAGYGLEF
- a CDS encoding HD domain-containing phosphohydrolase → MQTTVKIPISKLKLGMYIQEDVISENGILLFCADTFITNPTQIQRLKNQGVRDVSINVNKNANQLNQPKNQKTTAHSKSLYSGPLICFKHDIYQAQAVIYKSILLFKKCMDSLLKDINLSVEGVNCIAQTIVEEVIARRDALLLVCRMQIKDDPLYAHSVSVCATSAALAYSLNLSRNDIVKCATGAILHDIGMLEISQNILKKNVNLTKTEYSELQKHPGLGAGIIEKTGRFPEIVKTIVMQHHERWNGGGYPNRLKKDAIEHFSMICSVSDIYDSLTRNSEHKRACLPQEAMALIFQGANQDYPRYIVEAFTRLMGIYPVGSFVKLTTGEIGLVVKNRPKSLMTPSTIICFNPRDGKLKRPFYRDLYPVSSTAVQQLWKIESTVEPQKLGMSIHSVISSATQN
- the amrS gene encoding AmmeMemoRadiSam system radical SAM enzyme, encoding MKEATLYQKLSDKRVHCFLCAHHCKIAPDGFGICSVRQNISGTLYTHSFGKAIARAIDPVEKKPLFHFLPRTDTFSVAAAGCNFKCGFCQNWQISQVDEKSLERWGIELSSLQIVENALKENCQSISFTYTEPTIFFEYALETCRIAKERGVKTIFVSNGYMTPEAINLLLPYLDAINVDLKSISNSFYKTLCKASLSPVLKSLKIISQSDVWLEITTLLVTDENDSDQQLNELSSFIANELGADIPWHISRFHPQYQITEKETTPVTRIQKAYEIAKRHQIKYVYLGNIAASNNTVCNNCGGVVVKREGYRVEYIALEDNKCNNCGKFISGVWRSK
- a CDS encoding SagB/ThcOx family dehydrogenase; its protein translation is MISKKGLSVLVLIVCCVGNPGNQESESISLPDIGLKGSSDIHEVVFDRRSQRSFSEDALTQEHVSDLMWAAGGKTVDGISGATRAYPSAGGLYPLDFFIVVKNVDGLQRDIYRYNWKDHSITPQGLSDRIPDVVASTFSPTLSRSDAAALIVITADFSVTTARYSRRGERRYVPMEAGASAQNVALMAQALGLSSYKIGAFDDKNLSSALNLSTTDPLLIIPIGK
- a CDS encoding cold-shock protein, coding for MPTGVVKWFNEAKGFGFISPDDGTRDVFVHFSAIQTSGFRKLEEGQKVQFEIVDGAKGPNAQNVTPE